In a single window of the Nocardioides massiliensis genome:
- a CDS encoding ArsR/SmtB family transcription factor codes for MTEAPITDPIRMRALAHPLRLQLMDVLAELGEATATECAARVGESVASCSFHLRQLAKYGFVEPAERRGRERPWRRTADQLTTRPDPGVPGSLDAATELGRLHLHDVVRRAGDALARVDEEPAEWVGATTLRSHTVLATADELVELAAAMDALLAPYVARRDDPDAAPATARRAQVVALMHLADGQ; via the coding sequence ATGACCGAGGCACCGATCACCGATCCGATCCGGATGCGGGCGCTCGCCCACCCCCTGCGCCTGCAGCTCATGGACGTCCTGGCCGAGCTGGGCGAGGCGACCGCGACCGAGTGCGCCGCGCGGGTGGGGGAGTCCGTCGCGAGCTGCTCGTTCCACCTGCGCCAGCTGGCGAAGTACGGCTTCGTCGAGCCGGCCGAGCGCCGGGGGCGGGAGCGCCCCTGGCGCCGGACGGCCGACCAGCTCACCACGCGACCCGACCCGGGGGTGCCGGGCTCCCTCGATGCCGCGACCGAGCTCGGCCGGCTGCACCTGCACGACGTCGTACGCCGAGCCGGGGACGCGCTGGCGCGGGTCGACGAAGAGCCTGCGGAGTGGGTGGGTGCGACGACGCTGCGCTCCCACACCGTGCTGGCCACCGCTGACGAGCTCGTGGAGCTCGCCGCAGCGATGGACGCGCTGCTCGCGCCGTACGTCGCCCGTCGCGACGACCCGGACGCAGCGCCCGCCACCGCGCGGCGCGCCCAGGTCGTCGCCCTCATGCACCTGGCGGACGGCCAGTGA